A section of the Gloeobacter violaceus PCC 7421 genome encodes:
- a CDS encoding pentapeptide repeat-containing protein produces the protein MISIECETGEVVHLQVDTLEKADLKGYNLHRAILSGVNLRAANLQKADLRGAIFDDASLAEADLSESRMMNSWLRNADLTGAILTKARPIATDFDGANLTKANLEGADIAWASFKAANLCDANMLCKRLEEANFEGAFYNLRTLWPRGFDPSKKGAILVNS, from the coding sequence ATGATTTCGATCGAGTGTGAAACCGGAGAAGTAGTTCATCTTCAAGTTGATACACTTGAGAAAGCGGATTTGAAGGGCTACAACCTGCACCGTGCCATTCTATCCGGAGTGAATTTAAGAGCTGCCAATCTTCAAAAAGCGGACTTGCGCGGCGCAATTTTTGACGATGCATCCCTTGCAGAAGCCGATCTGTCGGAATCGCGCATGATGAACTCGTGGTTAAGAAACGCAGACCTCACCGGGGCGATTCTAACGAAGGCGCGTCCAATTGCCACGGATTTCGATGGTGCGAATTTGACAAAAGCGAATTTAGAAGGCGCAGATATCGCTTGGGCAAGTTTTAAAGCCGCAAATCTTTGCGATGCGAACATGCTGTGCAAGCGCTTGGAAGAAGCGAATTTTGAGGGAGCTTTTTATAACTTAAGAACCCTTTGGCCAAGGGGTTTTGATCCCTCGAAAAAGGGGGCGATTCTGGTGAATAGCTGA
- a CDS encoding polymorphic toxin-type HINT domain-containing protein, whose product MASGLALVPFGGFAKAGVGLLKARTGLSRGIVAASRACGCFAEGTEVQTETGAKPIELVAPGEKVLARNEQTGEQTLRRVKSTFQFDNRPVYRLELREIDGNGDRDVLTVTGEHPFFLQGQGWTAADKLQVGERVQTVDGQWLRVAGLQAQEQKQRTYNLEVERDHTFFVGDSKAWVHNECPSVVTEEIIRAALQDAPLKTLQGSISLPVVERYVRLLEAGSTPPAIKVADGVIIDGNHRYVAGRIFGTVPPQIPGVLRAGVKPKALGDLKIDIEDYGSK is encoded by the coding sequence TTGGCTTCTGGCCTGGCTCTGGTGCCGTTCGGGGGCTTCGCCAAAGCTGGAGTAGGTCTGCTCAAAGCCAGAACCGGTCTGAGCAGAGGGATCGTCGCCGCGAGCCGGGCGTGCGGGTGTTTCGCCGAAGGCACCGAGGTTCAGACCGAGACTGGGGCCAAACCCATCGAGCTTGTCGCGCCAGGCGAAAAAGTCCTCGCCAGAAATGAGCAGACTGGTGAGCAGACATTGCGCCGGGTGAAGAGCACCTTCCAATTCGACAACCGGCCGGTCTACCGGCTGGAGTTGCGGGAAATCGATGGGAACGGCGACCGCGATGTGCTGACGGTGACCGGGGAGCACCCGTTCTTTCTCCAAGGCCAGGGCTGGACAGCCGCAGACAAGCTGCAAGTCGGGGAGCGGGTGCAGACGGTCGATGGCCAGTGGCTGCGGGTGGCCGGACTGCAGGCGCAGGAGCAAAAGCAAAGGACTTACAATCTGGAAGTTGAGAGGGACCACACTTTCTTCGTCGGCGACTCCAAAGCCTGGGTGCACAACGAGTGCCCATCTGTGGTTACAGAAGAGATAATTAGAGCCGCGCTTCAAGACGCGCCTTTGAAGACCCTTCAAGGAAGCATTTCGCTTCCTGTTGTTGAACGGTATGTTCGGCTTCTCGAAGCAGGTAGCACTCCCCCGGCCATCAAAGTCGCCGATGGGGTTATTATTGATGGAAACCACCGGTACGTTGCAGGAAGAATTTTTGGAACTGTGCCGCCACAAATACCCGGTGTCCTGCGGGCAGGTGTCAAACCCAAAGCTCTCGGTGATTTAAAAATTGATATAGAGGATTACGGAAGCAAATGA
- a CDS encoding polymorphic toxin-type HINT domain-containing protein encodes MDGNGDRDVLTVTGEHPFFLQGQGWTAADKLQVGERVQTVDGRWLRVVGLAAQEQRQRTYNLEVERDYTFFVGNTGAWVHNECITDILLPYGNPIGQPGSSPSIREVQGGIYEALNLFDKLTQGGRVEMNPGYPGLRIIRSDGGVIGLRTQATRSPRTAATVDINVPGIPFKKIKFNP; translated from the coding sequence ATCGATGGGAACGGCGACCGCGATGTGCTGACGGTGACCGGGGAGCACCCGTTCTTTCTCCAAGGCCAGGGCTGGACAGCCGCAGACAAGCTGCAAGTCGGGGAGCGGGTGCAGACGGTCGATGGCCGGTGGTTGCGGGTCGTTGGACTGGCAGCACAGGAGCAGAGGCAAAGGACGTACAATCTGGAAGTTGAGAGGGACTACACCTTCTTCGTCGGCAATACCGGTGCTTGGGTGCATAACGAGTGCATAACCGATATTTTGTTGCCCTACGGTAATCCAATAGGACAGCCGGGAAGCAGCCCAAGCATTAGAGAAGTTCAAGGCGGCATATATGAAGCACTCAACCTGTTTGACAAGTTGACTCAAGGCGGAAGAGTTGAGATGAATCCTGGGTACCCAGGTCTCAGGATTATTCGCTCCGATGGCGGTGTCATCGGGCTTAGAACACAAGCAACCCGAAGTCCTCGAACAGCTGCTACAGTAGACATCAACGTTCCGGGAATTCCATTCAAAAAAATAAAATTTAACCCTTAG
- a CDS encoding PIN domain-containing protein has product MSIDSTFLVLGVLQLLADVGGLIPGLNVPSALLGIGASIVLGDAAGAALSGLALVPFGGFAKAGGRVLLDTNAVIRFQDALKLINSGEKPFVTRQTLMELQDLVTRGELDGLPSVARRLPIFEESVDVTTQARLRRAISDFTLMNNPKIVSYSSIKGLDGDAIIGTTGLLSGTPVITFDKAFYNALVKLGGIGAARISP; this is encoded by the coding sequence ATGTCCATTGATTCAACATTTCTGGTGTTGGGGGTGTTGCAGCTGTTGGCAGATGTCGGTGGGTTGATCCCTGGTCTGAATGTACCCTCGGCTTTGTTGGGCATCGGCGCTTCGATTGTGTTGGGAGACGCGGCGGGGGCGGCGCTGTCGGGTCTGGCGTTGGTGCCATTTGGGGGCTTTGCTAAAGCAGGTGGAAGAGTACTCTTGGATACCAATGCTGTTATTCGATTCCAGGATGCTCTAAAACTGATCAACTCAGGAGAGAAACCCTTCGTCACTCGCCAAACCTTGATGGAACTCCAAGATTTGGTGACAAGAGGGGAACTTGACGGACTCCCGAGTGTCGCTCGCAGGCTGCCAATTTTCGAGGAGTCCGTGGATGTGACAACACAGGCTAGACTCCGTAGAGCGATTTCTGATTTTACACTCATGAACAATCCAAAGATCGTTTCTTACAGCTCTATCAAAGGACTTGATGGTGATGCGATTATTGGTACAACTGGCTTACTGAGTGGAACGCCAGTGATCACTTTTGACAAAGCATTTTATAATGCGCTCGTCAAACTTGGGGGTATCGGAGCAGCGAGGATCTCTCCATGA
- a CDS encoding IS4 family transposase encodes MLLDFPQLVKTALSSLPNDDFPVLDSRLFFSCWLALVMDKSTVSMRDLFKRVNHTGIPVDISTFSKACKSRSLQIFEQLYQALLVRVRRELPAKKLHPCPIDSTVVGLTSKLLWAQDYHQVKLLTCLEHGSGTTEGSLINFGYDHDSNFVNEMLQAIPENGVGIFDRGFAGLEYLKNAQASSKYFLMRIPSNYKLAFEGNAGRMRVGTGKESGMYRVVNFCDIENRAEYRLVTNLPGEGEWLVRDEEVMELYRQRWQIELLWKFLKMHLKLKRLMTKSENGIRMQLYITLIAHLLLELVSVPKIWGSQRLDKLRYLQCCMCQEISYVHWLGKLLGSQRRRARLPRACTYVH; translated from the coding sequence ATGCTACTCGATTTTCCGCAACTTGTCAAAACCGCTCTGTCTTCCTTGCCCAATGATGATTTTCCTGTTCTCGATTCCAGGCTCTTTTTCAGTTGCTGGCTTGCCCTGGTGATGGACAAAAGTACCGTCAGCATGCGGGACCTCTTCAAACGCGTCAACCACACTGGCATCCCCGTCGATATCTCCACTTTTTCCAAAGCCTGCAAGTCCCGCTCTCTCCAAATCTTCGAGCAGTTGTATCAGGCCTTGCTGGTCCGGGTCAGGCGAGAACTGCCCGCTAAAAAACTACATCCTTGCCCAATTGACTCAACGGTAGTCGGCTTGACAAGCAAATTGCTATGGGCACAAGACTATCACCAGGTCAAACTGCTCACCTGCCTTGAACACGGCAGCGGCACCACCGAGGGTAGCCTGATCAACTTTGGCTACGACCACGATTCTAATTTTGTTAATGAAATGCTTCAAGCGATTCCTGAAAATGGCGTAGGTATATTCGACCGGGGCTTTGCAGGACTGGAATATCTAAAAAATGCCCAGGCATCAAGCAAATATTTTTTAATGCGCATCCCGAGCAACTACAAGCTCGCCTTCGAGGGCAATGCTGGACGGATGCGGGTGGGAACGGGCAAAGAGTCCGGGATGTATCGAGTGGTCAACTTCTGCGATATCGAGAACCGGGCTGAGTATCGATTGGTCACCAATTTGCCTGGCGAGGGCGAATGGTTAGTCAGGGACGAGGAGGTGATGGAACTGTACCGTCAACGCTGGCAAATAGAGCTGTTATGGAAGTTTCTGAAAATGCATTTGAAGCTGAAGCGGCTGATGACAAAAAGTGAGAATGGCATCCGGATGCAGCTCTACATCACCCTGATTGCCCACCTGTTGCTGGAACTGGTGAGCGTGCCGAAGATTTGGGGGAGCCAACGGTTGGATAAGTTGCGCTACTTGCAATGTTGTATGTGCCAAGAAATCAGTTATGTGCATTGGCTAGGAAAATTACTCGGTAGCCAGAGGCGTAGAGCGCGGCTGCCCAGAGCGTGTACATATGTCCATTGA
- a CDS encoding polymorphic toxin-type HINT domain-containing protein produces the protein MKATPSINTSGGVVGNPGSGVLSASASDTVLINGTNLNTLNSVTINGIAAYAVAVSATQIQVSLPENASTGPLVVKVAGVNLTASSSFKVNASTAPPSAHLDLVGVLGALQLLADVGGLIPGLNVPSAILGIGVAAALGDAAGALASGLALVPFGGVAKAGVGLLKAGTGLSRGIVAASRACGCFSEGTEVQTEAGAKPIELVEPGEKVLARNEQTGEQSLRRVKSTFQFDDRPVYRLELRETNGQGERDTLTVTGEHPFFLKDKGWTAAERLKSGERVQAADGKWLRVAGLEAQPHRQRTYNLEVEGDHTFFVGHNQAWVHNECPLFKLNTRVVEQLKDKRLGGLAGQLTEERLNRLINEPGARRFLDAGPINVSPFDKPNINVIQEVQGRLLRITVASDKFEIISVGPIRERNIINSIRSGRYVPF, from the coding sequence GTGAAGGCCACCCCGAGCATCAACACTTCCGGCGGGGTGGTCGGCAATCCAGGCAGCGGTGTCTTGAGCGCCAGCGCCTCAGACACCGTGCTCATCAACGGCACGAATCTCAACACCCTCAATTCGGTGACCATCAACGGCATCGCGGCCTATGCGGTGGCGGTCAGTGCCACCCAGATCCAGGTCTCGCTTCCTGAGAATGCCAGTACCGGTCCCTTGGTGGTCAAAGTGGCCGGGGTGAATCTGACGGCTTCGTCGAGTTTCAAGGTGAACGCCTCGACCGCTCCTCCTTCTGCCCATTTGGACCTGGTGGGAGTGCTGGGGGCGTTGCAGTTGCTGGCGGATGTCGGTGGGTTGATCCCGGGTCTGAACGTGCCTTCCGCCATCTTGGGCATCGGAGTGGCGGCGGCTTTGGGTGACGCGGCGGGGGCGTTGGCTTCCGGTCTGGCGCTGGTACCGTTCGGGGGGGTTGCCAAAGCCGGGGTGGGTCTGCTCAAGGCCGGAACCGGTCTGAGCAGAGGCATCGTCGCCGCGAGCCGGGCGTGCGGGTGTTTCTCGGAAGGCACCGAGGTTCAGACCGAAGCTGGGGCCAAACCCATCGAGCTTGTCGAGCCGGGTGAGAAAGTCCTGGCCAGAAACGAGCAGACCGGCGAGCAGAGTTTACGCCGGGTGAAGAGTACTTTCCAGTTCGATGATAGGCCCGTTTACCGGTTGGAGTTGCGCGAAACCAATGGGCAGGGTGAGCGCGACACGCTGACGGTGACTGGGGAGCACCCGTTCTTCCTCAAAGACAAGGGCTGGACCGCGGCAGAGCGACTGAAAAGCGGGGAGCGGGTGCAGGCGGCTGATGGCAAGTGGCTACGGGTGGCCGGACTGGAAGCGCAACCGCACAGGCAGAGGACGTACAATCTGGAGGTCGAGGGGGACCACACCTTCTTCGTCGGCCACAACCAAGCCTGGGTGCACAACGAGTGCCCTCTGTTTAAGCTCAACACGCGAGTCGTGGAACAGCTTAAGGACAAAAGATTGGGTGGTCTGGCTGGTCAACTTACAGAAGAGCGATTGAACCGCCTGATCAACGAACCTGGTGCAAGGCGATTCCTGGATGCGGGTCCGATTAATGTAAGCCCCTTTGACAAGCCAAACATAAACGTCATCCAGGAGGTACAAGGTCGTTTGCTAAGAATCACCGTAGCAAGTGACAAGTTTGAGATCATTTCGGTTGGACCGATCAGGGAGAGGAACATTATTAACTCAATTAGGAGTGGTCGTTATGTTCCGTTTTAG
- a CDS encoding polymorphic toxin-type HINT domain-containing protein, which produces MQVLADVGGLIPDLNVPSAILGIGASVVLGDAAGALASGLALVPFGGFAKAGVGLFKARTGLSRGIVAASRACGCFAEGTEVQTETGTKAIEKVEPGEKVLARNEKTGEQNLRRVQSTFQFDDRPVYRLELRQTDGDGERDTLTVTGEHPFFLQGQGWTAADKLQAGDRVQAVDGRWLRVVGLAAQEQRQRTYNLEIEGEHTFFVGHNQAWVHNECISLYRAVLDKELQDIKSSGVFRNPYGIEIKYFSVTAEGAARYARSQFINRPFEGPYTLLRTRVPSSLLANPQVTRLILDRGIGGVDTVTIPTELLKNLSPPTMLRAAPLPSLK; this is translated from the coding sequence TTGCAGGTCTTGGCGGATGTTGGCGGGTTGATCCCCGATCTGAATGTGCCTTCCGCCATTTTGGGCATCGGCGCTTCGGTGGTGTTGGGCGATGCGGCGGGGGCGTTGGCCTCCGGTCTGGCTCTGGTGCCCTTCGGCGGGTTTGCCAAAGCCGGGGTGGGTCTATTCAAAGCCAGAACCGGTCTGAGCAGAGGGATTGTCGCTGCGAGCCGGGCATGCGGGTGTTTTGCCGAAGGCACCGAGGTCCAAACCGAGACCGGGACCAAAGCGATTGAGAAGGTCGAACCTGGCGAGAAAGTCCTCGCCAGGAACGAAAAGACCGGCGAGCAGAATTTGCGCAGGGTCCAGAGTACTTTCCAGTTCGATGATAGGCCCGTTTACCGGTTGGAGTTGCGCCAAACCGATGGGGATGGTGAGCGCGACACACTGACGGTGACCGGGGAGCACCCGTTCTTCCTTCAGGGCCAAGGTTGGACGGCGGCAGACAAGCTGCAAGCCGGGGATCGGGTGCAGGCGGTCGATGGCCGGTGGTTGCGGGTCGTTGGACTGGCAGCACAGGAGCAGAGACAAAGGACGTACAATCTGGAGATCGAGGGAGAGCACACCTTCTTCGTCGGCCACAACCAAGCCTGGGTGCACAACGAATGTATCTCGTTGTACAGAGCCGTCCTTGATAAGGAATTGCAAGATATCAAATCGTCTGGTGTTTTCAGGAACCCATACGGCATCGAGATCAAGTATTTCTCTGTCACTGCTGAGGGTGCAGCCCGTTACGCTCGTTCTCAGTTTATAAACAGGCCGTTTGAAGGACCGTACACTCTGTTGAGAACACGTGTTCCTTCTAGTTTGCTCGCGAATCCGCAAGTCACAAGATTAATTTTGGACAGAGGCATTGGTGGAGTAGACACTGTAACGATTCCGACAGAACTGCTGAAGAATTTGTCGCCTCCAACGATGTTGAGAGCGGCCCCTCTGCCCTCACTTAAATAA